One Paenarthrobacter aurescens TC1 DNA window includes the following coding sequences:
- the glpF gene encoding glycerol uptake facilitator protein (identified by match to protein family HMM PF00230) — MSLGIVFLSEVFGTMMLTLLGCGVVANVALKGTKGNNGGFLMVTWGWGIAVFAGVFVAAKSGAHLNPAVTLGLLVNGKPEYAPGVPVDFASTLTYFGAELLGAFLGAVVCWLAYKQHFDEEPLAANKLGTFSTGPAIRSTPWNLITEIIGTFVLVFVILTFGGTPSGLGPLAVALLVVGIGVSLGGPTGYAINPARDLGPRIAHAVLPIKGKGTSDWAYSWIPVVGPLVGGALAGLVALWVPDIMPALAG, encoded by the coding sequence ATGTCTCTTGGAATTGTTTTCCTTTCCGAAGTATTCGGAACCATGATGCTGACCCTGCTGGGTTGCGGTGTCGTGGCAAACGTTGCGCTCAAAGGCACCAAGGGCAACAACGGTGGATTCTTGATGGTGACGTGGGGCTGGGGTATTGCGGTCTTCGCGGGCGTCTTCGTGGCCGCAAAGTCCGGTGCGCACCTTAACCCGGCCGTCACTTTAGGCCTGCTGGTCAACGGCAAGCCAGAGTACGCACCCGGTGTGCCGGTGGACTTCGCCTCCACCCTGACGTACTTCGGCGCTGAACTCCTGGGCGCGTTCCTGGGTGCCGTTGTCTGCTGGCTCGCTTACAAGCAGCACTTCGATGAGGAGCCCCTGGCAGCCAACAAGCTGGGCACCTTCTCCACCGGACCGGCCATCCGCTCCACCCCGTGGAACCTGATCACTGAAATCATCGGCACCTTCGTCCTGGTCTTCGTCATCCTGACCTTTGGCGGCACCCCCTCGGGTCTCGGCCCGCTGGCTGTCGCACTGCTTGTTGTTGGTATCGGCGTTTCCCTCGGTGGCCCCACCGGCTATGCCATCAACCCTGCACGTGACCTTGGCCCCCGCATCGCGCACGCCGTCCTCCCCATCAAGGGCAAGGGCACCAGCGACTGGGCCTACTCATGGATTCCCGTTGTAGGACCGCTTGTTGGCGGAGCACTTGCCGGCCTCGTGGCCCTCTGGGTCCCTGACATCATGCCTGCACTCGCCGGCTAA
- the glpD gene encoding glycerol-3-phosphate dehydrogenase (identified by match to protein family HMM PF01266): MGHNRISGTSQHTQRDSVVALQERPSAKVLIIGGGINGVGTFRDLALQGVDVALVERGDYCQGASGASSHMIHGGIRYLENGEFRLVQESVVERNRLLRIAPHYVKPLQTTIPIFSTFSGILSAPMRFLTHKQGKPKERGAFLIKVGLSMYDFFSRDGGSVPRHQFRGRTKALAELPKLHSGIKYAATYFDASVHNPERLTLDVLQDGEKAGRGGGLPGGSARASNYVSLVSMGSDGVRLRDELTGKEFDFQADVIVNTTGAWVDLTNQAMGAVSKFMGGTKGSHIVLDHPELLAACNGREIFFEHTDGRIVLIYPMGDRVLVGTTDVDADMSEDAVCTDEEIDYFFDLVGHVFPTIKVEREQIVYSFAGVRPLPRHDETQPGFVSRDYRIERSVRTGGDAVPTPGGKAAVVLSLVGGKWTTFRALAEHMSNDVLRELGMERKVSTAKLAIGGGAGFPASEQGEQEWIKKHMGPGLDADRVAVLLTRYGTRADAVIDYLNAGHDTPLRSTRELSVRELAFMAEHEQIGHLVDVLIRRTSLAFRGLVTGELLNEIAAALAEPLGWDAAAREAEIRHAQEVLQRFHKVDVHSLVA, translated from the coding sequence TTGGGACACAACAGGATTTCCGGTACCTCACAGCACACACAGCGCGACTCCGTCGTTGCGTTGCAGGAGCGGCCTTCGGCCAAGGTACTCATCATCGGCGGTGGCATCAATGGTGTGGGAACGTTCCGCGATCTCGCCCTTCAAGGCGTCGACGTAGCGCTTGTTGAACGCGGTGACTACTGCCAAGGTGCAAGTGGCGCCTCGTCCCACATGATCCACGGCGGCATCCGCTACCTCGAAAACGGTGAGTTCCGCCTGGTCCAGGAATCCGTGGTTGAGCGCAACCGTCTGCTGCGGATTGCGCCGCACTACGTGAAGCCACTGCAGACCACCATCCCGATCTTCAGCACGTTCTCCGGCATCCTGTCCGCACCCATGCGCTTCCTCACCCACAAACAGGGCAAGCCCAAGGAGCGTGGCGCGTTCCTCATCAAGGTTGGCCTGAGCATGTACGACTTCTTCTCCCGCGACGGCGGCAGCGTACCCCGCCACCAGTTCCGCGGCCGGACAAAGGCCTTGGCCGAGCTCCCCAAGCTGCACTCCGGCATCAAGTACGCGGCCACGTACTTTGACGCTTCGGTTCACAACCCCGAGCGCCTCACCCTCGACGTCCTCCAGGATGGCGAGAAGGCAGGCCGAGGTGGGGGACTCCCAGGAGGAAGCGCCCGCGCCAGCAACTACGTCTCGCTTGTCTCCATGGGTTCGGACGGAGTGCGGCTCCGCGATGAACTGACCGGCAAGGAATTCGACTTCCAGGCCGACGTCATCGTCAACACCACCGGCGCCTGGGTAGACCTCACCAACCAGGCCATGGGCGCCGTCAGCAAGTTCATGGGCGGCACCAAAGGATCGCACATCGTCCTTGACCACCCGGAACTGCTCGCCGCGTGCAACGGCCGGGAGATCTTCTTCGAGCACACCGATGGCCGCATCGTCCTGATCTACCCCATGGGGGACCGCGTACTGGTCGGCACCACGGATGTGGACGCTGATATGTCCGAAGACGCAGTGTGCACGGATGAAGAGATCGACTACTTCTTCGACCTCGTCGGCCACGTGTTCCCCACCATCAAGGTGGAGCGGGAGCAGATCGTCTACAGTTTCGCCGGAGTTCGGCCCCTGCCGCGCCACGACGAAACGCAGCCGGGATTCGTCTCACGCGATTACCGCATCGAACGCAGCGTCCGCACCGGCGGCGACGCCGTCCCAACACCAGGCGGTAAGGCCGCCGTCGTACTCAGCTTGGTAGGCGGCAAGTGGACCACGTTCCGCGCCCTGGCCGAACACATGAGCAATGACGTCCTTCGCGAACTGGGCATGGAACGCAAAGTCTCGACGGCGAAACTCGCCATCGGCGGCGGCGCCGGCTTCCCTGCCTCAGAACAGGGCGAGCAGGAATGGATCAAGAAGCACATGGGCCCGGGCCTGGACGCTGACCGCGTAGCCGTGCTGCTGACCCGGTACGGAACCCGGGCAGACGCCGTCATTGACTACCTGAACGCGGGACATGACACGCCGCTGCGTTCCACGCGCGAACTGAGCGTTCGGGAGCTGGCTTTCATGGCTGAGCACGAGCAAATCGGGCACCTGGTGGACGTCCTCATTCGCAGGACGTCACTCGCGTTCCGTGGGCTGGTCACCGGCGAATTGCTCAACGAGATCGCCGCAGCGTTGGCCGAGCCGCTCGGTTGGGACGCCGCTGCCCGTGAAGCGGAAATCCGCCACGCCCAAGAGGTACTGCAACGGTTCCACAAGGTTGACGTGCACAGTCTCGTAGCCTGA
- a CDS encoding putative transcriptional regulator, sugar-binding family (identified by match to protein family HMM PF04198), whose translation MARSRHSDALRAAQMYYLQDLTMDAIARELRTSRSTVSRLLSSARETGLVQVQIRSPFDTGPELESQIRNQYGVDVHVVPVLDTLNEAETLDRVAMQAARTIGPLVDSNAIIGVAWGATLSAVSRHLTRKMTHDSIVVQLNGAGNMQTTGITYASDIMRRFGSAYGARVEQFPVPAFFDHASTKTAMWNERSVQRILDLQARMSIAIFGVGSVDSDYPSHVYAGGYLDEHDLTMLAADDVVGDVATVFFRSDGSSDGITLNERSTGPSHEQLRQVRRRICVVSGASKINGLQGALAAGLATDLILDEASARRLVSFNGHS comes from the coding sequence ATGGCACGATCACGTCACTCGGATGCGCTCCGGGCTGCACAGATGTACTACCTGCAAGACCTGACCATGGATGCCATTGCCCGGGAGCTGAGGACATCCAGGTCCACGGTGTCCAGGCTGTTGTCTTCGGCGAGGGAAACAGGCTTGGTTCAGGTTCAGATTCGAAGCCCTTTTGATACCGGCCCTGAGCTGGAAAGCCAGATCCGGAACCAGTACGGCGTGGACGTCCACGTGGTTCCGGTGCTGGACACGCTCAACGAAGCAGAGACCCTGGACCGCGTAGCCATGCAGGCTGCACGAACAATAGGCCCTCTGGTGGACTCGAATGCCATCATCGGTGTGGCCTGGGGCGCGACGCTGAGCGCCGTCAGCCGGCACCTCACCCGAAAGATGACCCACGACAGCATCGTGGTCCAGCTCAATGGCGCTGGAAACATGCAAACCACCGGCATTACCTATGCCAGTGACATCATGCGGCGCTTCGGCAGTGCGTACGGGGCCCGCGTGGAACAGTTCCCTGTTCCTGCGTTTTTTGATCACGCCTCCACCAAGACAGCCATGTGGAATGAGCGCAGCGTTCAGCGCATCCTGGACTTGCAAGCCCGCATGAGCATCGCAATCTTCGGCGTCGGGTCTGTGGATTCGGATTACCCGAGCCATGTCTATGCCGGTGGTTACCTCGATGAACACGACCTCACCATGTTGGCCGCCGACGATGTGGTGGGCGACGTAGCCACGGTCTTCTTCAGGAGCGATGGATCCTCTGATGGCATCACCTTGAATGAGAGGTCGACCGGGCCCAGCCATGAACAATTGCGGCAAGTCAGGCGCCGTATCTGCGTGGTCTCCGGCGCATCCAAGATCAACGGCCTCCAAGGAGCCTTGGCTGCGGGGCTGGCGACGGACCTCATTCTGGACGAAGCCTCAGCCCGACGCCTGGTGAGTTTCAATGGTCATTCCTGA
- a CDS encoding putative 2,5-diketo-D-gluconic acid reductase (identified by match to protein family HMM PF00248), with translation MVIPEAIVQGMGRVVAMRSPSKLTSNRLALNNGVQMERMGYGLYKVPAKDAEALVSTALGEGYRRFDTAAMYGNEVGVGRALGGAIGDAAEANRGTGGSGESVHSLAREDLFVTTKVWNDDHGYDATLRAFDTSISNLGLDYVDLYLIHWPCAGRGLFAESYKAMETLYREGKVRAIGVSNFQPGHLEELMQKAEVVPAVNQIELHPWLQQTRLRTLHEQLGIATEAWSPLGRGQVLADPAIVSLAEKYGRTPAQIILRWHLQLGNLVIPKASSAGRIKENYAVFDFELDAADMDGIATLERHHRTGSHPDNVN, from the coding sequence ATGGTCATTCCTGAAGCAATCGTGCAAGGAATGGGTAGAGTCGTTGCTATGAGATCCCCATCCAAGCTGACATCAAACAGGCTGGCATTGAATAACGGCGTACAGATGGAACGCATGGGATACGGGCTCTACAAAGTTCCCGCCAAAGACGCAGAAGCTTTGGTGTCCACGGCTTTGGGTGAGGGCTACCGGCGATTTGATACTGCAGCGATGTACGGCAACGAGGTAGGGGTGGGCCGCGCCCTCGGCGGCGCTATCGGCGATGCCGCGGAAGCCAACAGGGGTACCGGCGGCTCTGGAGAGTCGGTGCACTCACTTGCACGTGAGGACCTCTTCGTCACCACCAAGGTCTGGAACGACGATCACGGCTACGATGCCACGCTCCGCGCATTCGATACGTCCATTTCAAACCTTGGCCTCGACTACGTGGACCTTTACCTCATTCATTGGCCGTGTGCCGGCCGTGGCCTTTTTGCGGAAAGCTACAAAGCCATGGAGACCCTCTACCGTGAAGGCAAGGTGAGGGCGATCGGTGTTTCCAATTTCCAGCCCGGACACCTTGAAGAACTCATGCAGAAGGCCGAAGTTGTCCCCGCGGTAAACCAGATCGAGTTGCACCCTTGGTTGCAGCAAACCAGGCTGCGGACCCTGCATGAACAGTTGGGGATCGCCACAGAGGCTTGGAGCCCCCTCGGCCGTGGACAGGTCCTGGCTGACCCTGCCATTGTGTCGCTCGCCGAGAAGTATGGAAGGACCCCGGCCCAGATCATTCTGCGCTGGCATCTTCAGCTGGGGAACCTGGTCATCCCCAAGGCGAGTTCGGCGGGACGGATCAAGGAAAACTACGCCGTCTTTGATTTTGAACTGGACGCCGCGGACATGGACGGCATAGCCACTCTCGAACGCCACCATCGGACCGGGTCCCACCCGGACAACGTAAACTAG
- a CDS encoding hydrolase, alpha/beta fold family domain protein (identified by match to protein family HMM PF00561) translates to MDNVDTTHSPRGAQAPSEFFSKSLQGRTHASDVEVDGSNVAYWTYEPVMVTPMTRTILVIHGFRGDHHGLLRVADQLPEMRIIMPDLPAFGSSEPFVDDEHSVERYGTFISGFMAALDLDDKTVLLGHSFGSIVASHFTAANPGTVFPLILINPIAAPALEGPKGIMTKLAVLYYQASAKLPRPLGLAVLRNRLIVRIMSITMAKTKDKGLRSFIHGQHDAYFSAFADRKSLLESFKASVSGNVAEVAEQLTLPVLLVAGEKDEIATLPNQYKLMKRLPDAKLEVIPGVGHLIHYETPVPAAAAIRTFLEEHPA, encoded by the coding sequence ATGGACAACGTGGACACCACGCACTCCCCACGAGGTGCGCAGGCCCCCAGCGAATTCTTCAGCAAATCCTTGCAGGGGCGGACCCATGCCTCGGACGTTGAGGTGGACGGCAGCAACGTAGCGTACTGGACTTACGAACCGGTCATGGTCACTCCAATGACACGCACCATCCTGGTGATCCATGGCTTCCGGGGAGACCACCACGGGCTGCTGCGCGTGGCCGATCAACTTCCGGAGATGCGGATCATCATGCCGGACCTGCCCGCCTTCGGGAGTTCGGAGCCCTTCGTCGACGATGAGCACAGCGTTGAACGCTATGGAACGTTCATCTCCGGTTTCATGGCCGCCCTCGACTTGGATGACAAGACTGTCCTGCTGGGCCACTCCTTCGGCTCAATCGTGGCCAGCCACTTCACCGCCGCGAATCCGGGAACCGTCTTTCCGCTGATCCTGATCAACCCCATTGCTGCGCCCGCATTGGAGGGCCCCAAAGGCATCATGACCAAGCTTGCGGTGCTGTATTACCAGGCGTCCGCCAAGCTTCCCCGCCCTCTGGGACTGGCCGTCCTTCGCAATCGGCTGATCGTTCGCATCATGAGCATCACCATGGCCAAAACCAAGGATAAGGGCCTGCGCAGTTTCATCCACGGCCAGCATGACGCCTACTTCAGTGCCTTCGCGGACCGGAAGAGCCTGCTCGAATCGTTCAAGGCTTCCGTCTCAGGCAATGTGGCCGAGGTCGCCGAACAACTTACTCTCCCCGTGCTGTTGGTCGCCGGCGAGAAGGATGAAATAGCCACTCTCCCCAACCAGTACAAACTCATGAAACGACTACCTGACGCAAAGCTGGAAGTGATTCCCGGCGTCGGGCATTTAATCCACTATGAGACGCCGGTTCCGGCGGCAGCAGCAATCCGCACCTTCCTGGAGGAACATCCCGCGTGA
- a CDS encoding putative glycosyl transferase, group 1 family protein (identified by match to protein family HMM PF00534) has product MKIVIDARFTRTDHHDGISRYGSSLIAATSKIADVTMLISDKRQLALLPDVPYVMVNSPLSPLELFVARKVNPLGADVVVCPMQTMGTVGRRYGLVLTLHDLIYYEHPTPPGFLPAPVRLLWRLYHKAFWPQRFLLNRADIVATISRTTEALIAKYKLTKRPVRIVGNAPQPGQTARDPEAGADKSLLYMGSFMPYKNVETMIRGMSGLHDYTLHLLSRITPQRKAELEAMVPEGAKVLFHNGVTDAEYDELLLRATALISLSRAEGYGLPLVEAMALGTPVIASDIPIFREVGGDAVSYVHPESPTEFAAAVTALADDALWQQRSRRSAERAAEFNWDESARQLVAAAEEVVARRARKTRERA; this is encoded by the coding sequence GTGAAAATTGTCATCGACGCCCGCTTTACCCGAACGGACCACCACGATGGCATCAGCCGCTACGGTTCCAGCCTCATAGCCGCAACGTCCAAAATCGCCGACGTCACCATGCTGATCAGCGACAAGCGCCAACTGGCCCTGCTGCCCGACGTTCCGTATGTCATGGTCAACAGCCCCTTGTCTCCCTTGGAGCTGTTCGTCGCCCGCAAGGTCAACCCCCTGGGTGCTGACGTGGTGGTGTGTCCCATGCAGACCATGGGCACCGTGGGCCGCCGATACGGGCTGGTACTGACCCTGCACGACCTCATTTACTACGAACACCCGACTCCCCCGGGCTTCCTGCCTGCCCCCGTGCGCCTGTTGTGGCGCCTCTACCACAAGGCGTTCTGGCCACAGCGATTCCTGCTTAACCGGGCGGACATCGTGGCTACCATCAGCCGCACCACCGAGGCCCTCATAGCCAAGTACAAGCTGACAAAGCGTCCCGTGCGCATTGTGGGCAACGCACCCCAACCGGGCCAGACAGCGCGCGACCCCGAGGCAGGCGCGGACAAGTCCCTGCTCTACATGGGTTCGTTCATGCCGTACAAGAACGTGGAAACCATGATCCGGGGTATGTCCGGCCTGCACGACTACACCCTTCACCTGCTCAGCAGGATCACTCCGCAGCGCAAAGCAGAACTGGAGGCGATGGTTCCTGAGGGAGCCAAGGTCCTTTTCCACAACGGTGTTACTGATGCCGAATACGACGAACTCCTCCTCAGGGCCACCGCGTTGATCAGCCTGTCACGAGCCGAAGGGTACGGTTTGCCGTTGGTGGAGGCGATGGCCTTGGGCACCCCCGTTATCGCAAGCGATATTCCGATTTTCCGTGAAGTGGGTGGGGACGCCGTCAGCTACGTCCACCCCGAATCGCCGACGGAATTCGCGGCCGCTGTGACGGCCCTTGCCGACGACGCACTTTGGCAGCAACGCTCCCGCCGGTCCGCGGAGCGCGCGGCAGAATTCAACTGGGACGAGTCTGCGCGGCAGCTCGTGGCTGCGGCGGAAGAAGTCGTGGCCCGGCGCGCACGCAAGACCCGGGAACGCGCTTAG
- a CDS encoding putative benzoate MFS transporter (identified by match to protein family HMM PF00083; match to protein family HMM PF07690): protein MLLRLAGGRCRTGHSPDAPSHHPHHRRSLRGISTMDIRHQIDASKMSSYQRIIIAVTTFLNALDGYDVLAMAFTATSVTKEFGLSGSQLGWLLSAGLIGMAVGSLVLGPFADRYGRRKILIVALAINAVGLLLSTTANSALELGLWRVVTGLGVGGILASATVITSEFANARRRGMAVSIFTAGYGVGATLGGMGATQLIPAFGWRSVFLVGGLLTLLAIALVVVLMPESVDYLRTRRPAGAAGKLQRIAGRLGLEGDVNPGPAPVSAGKQQGSVAVLLSPRYRTASILLWISFFVIMFGFYFANSWTPRLLVESGMTEQQGIIGGLMLTMGGTFGSLLFGVLTTRWDARLTLMVFTVLSAVTLVLFITTSPLPLLAFSSGVVVGMLVNGCIAGLYTVAPMTYEPGVRTTGVGWGIGIGRAGAILAPIAVGALLDNGWNPHQLYIGVAVVVLLAAVALFRLRPYEEIASSVTNRPASRATTG from the coding sequence GTGTTGCTGCGTCTCGCGGGTGGTCGCTGCCGAACCGGGCACAGTCCTGACGCCCCGTCCCACCATCCTCACCATCGACGTTCCCTGAGAGGCATCAGTACCATGGACATCAGACACCAGATCGACGCATCCAAGATGTCGTCTTACCAGAGGATCATCATCGCGGTGACCACCTTCCTCAACGCCCTCGACGGCTACGACGTGCTGGCCATGGCCTTTACAGCCACATCCGTGACCAAGGAGTTCGGACTCTCCGGTTCCCAGCTTGGGTGGCTGCTCAGCGCGGGCCTCATCGGTATGGCCGTGGGTTCGCTCGTCCTCGGGCCCTTCGCGGACCGCTACGGCCGGCGCAAGATCCTCATCGTCGCACTGGCGATCAACGCGGTCGGACTGTTGCTGTCCACAACAGCGAACTCCGCGCTCGAGCTCGGCCTGTGGCGCGTCGTCACAGGACTGGGTGTGGGCGGCATCCTCGCCTCTGCGACTGTGATCACGAGTGAGTTCGCCAATGCCCGCCGTCGCGGTATGGCCGTCAGCATCTTCACCGCGGGCTATGGAGTAGGTGCCACGCTCGGGGGGATGGGAGCGACCCAGCTCATCCCCGCCTTCGGGTGGCGCTCCGTGTTCCTCGTTGGTGGCCTGCTGACTCTGTTGGCGATCGCTCTGGTGGTTGTCCTCATGCCAGAGTCCGTCGACTACCTCCGCACCCGGCGACCGGCGGGCGCGGCCGGGAAGCTCCAGCGCATCGCCGGCCGTCTGGGTCTCGAGGGTGACGTCAATCCCGGTCCTGCCCCTGTGAGTGCCGGTAAGCAGCAGGGCAGCGTGGCCGTGCTCCTGAGCCCGCGGTACCGCACGGCCAGCATCCTGCTTTGGATCTCCTTCTTCGTCATCATGTTCGGCTTCTACTTCGCCAACTCATGGACGCCCCGGCTGCTCGTGGAATCAGGGATGACGGAGCAGCAGGGCATCATCGGGGGACTCATGCTCACCATGGGCGGAACCTTCGGTTCGCTGCTCTTCGGCGTGCTCACCACCCGGTGGGACGCGCGGTTGACCCTCATGGTCTTCACGGTGCTCTCGGCCGTGACCCTCGTCCTGTTCATCACCACAAGCCCCCTGCCGCTGCTGGCGTTCTCGTCCGGCGTGGTCGTCGGGATGCTCGTCAACGGTTGCATCGCTGGCCTCTACACCGTGGCTCCCATGACCTACGAGCCTGGTGTCCGCACCACGGGTGTGGGCTGGGGGATTGGTATTGGCCGGGCCGGTGCCATCCTCGCTCCCATTGCGGTCGGCGCGCTGCTTGACAACGGATGGAACCCCCACCAGCTCTACATCGGAGTGGCCGTGGTGGTCCTCCTCGCGGCCGTCGCCCTGTTCCGACTGCGGCCCTACGAAGAGATTGCATCCTCCGTAACCAACCGGCCTGCGTCAAGAGCGACTACTGGATGA
- a CDS encoding vanillate O-demethylase oxygenase subunit B (identified by match to protein family HMM PF00111; match to protein family HMM PF00175; match to protein family HMM PF00970), which produces MADSHHILWQQAVVDAVSDVAENIRRIVLRPERPCAIRPGEHVDVRTTIEGEQHVRSYSVVNAADDGTHLALSVFRTPTSRGGSVFMHSLQPGQRLEITQPLQNFPLRIGAPSYVLLAGGIGITAIAGMAALLRRLGADYRLVYVARSRDAMAYLDDLAAMHGDRFEAHIDAEGVPLDVRALVGSAPEDAEFYMCGPIRLMDAVRRAWTERELEPTNLRYETFGNSGWYEAEPFTVRIPRLGVETHVGSDESVLEALERDGVDMMSDCRKGECGLCQVKVLELAGRIDHRDVFYSDRQKEPNTKMCCCVSRVVAAEPGTVLTPRPTILTIDVP; this is translated from the coding sequence GTGGCCGATTCCCATCACATCCTCTGGCAGCAGGCCGTCGTCGACGCCGTATCCGACGTGGCCGAGAACATCCGCCGCATCGTCCTGCGTCCGGAGCGTCCCTGCGCCATCCGTCCCGGCGAGCACGTGGATGTCCGCACGACCATCGAAGGCGAGCAGCACGTCCGCTCATACTCCGTGGTCAATGCCGCCGACGATGGCACGCACCTCGCCCTCAGCGTCTTCCGGACCCCCACCTCCCGCGGCGGATCCGTGTTCATGCACTCTCTCCAGCCCGGGCAGCGCCTGGAGATCACCCAGCCGTTGCAGAACTTCCCGCTGCGGATCGGAGCCCCCTCCTACGTCTTGCTTGCCGGGGGCATCGGCATCACCGCAATCGCCGGGATGGCCGCGTTGCTGCGCCGCCTCGGCGCCGACTACCGCCTCGTCTATGTGGCCCGCTCCCGGGATGCGATGGCCTACCTGGATGACCTCGCCGCCATGCACGGAGACCGCTTCGAGGCGCACATCGACGCGGAGGGGGTTCCCCTTGACGTCCGGGCCCTCGTGGGCTCAGCCCCCGAGGACGCAGAGTTTTACATGTGCGGGCCCATTCGGCTCATGGACGCTGTCCGCCGTGCATGGACCGAGCGGGAGCTCGAGCCCACGAACCTGCGCTACGAGACTTTCGGCAACAGCGGCTGGTACGAGGCAGAACCATTCACCGTGCGGATACCGCGGCTGGGGGTAGAGACACATGTCGGCTCCGATGAGTCCGTGCTGGAGGCCCTCGAGCGCGATGGTGTGGACATGATGTCGGACTGCCGCAAGGGCGAGTGCGGCCTGTGCCAGGTCAAGGTCCTTGAGCTCGCCGGACGGATCGACCACCGCGACGTTTTCTACTCGGACCGCCAGAAGGAACCCAACACCAAAATGTGTTGCTGCGTCTCGCGGGTGGTCGCTGCCGAACCGGGCACAGTCCTGACGCCCCGTCCCACCATCCTCACCATCGACGTTCCCTGA
- a CDS encoding putative transcriptional regulator, PadR family (identified by match to protein family HMM PF03551), with protein MTLRSALLALLSSGPLTGYDLVKQFSSSVGHVWHAPDSQIYPELRRMHAEGLLSSRPVPWGTRGATKTEYALAPAGEAALIEWQNQPLTYVRDRDPARLRAAYFEWAPSGVAAAQLRAHIAHYDEQRLQTLYMIQALEQRTHPTLARRLALYSEEEREHIVRFKVFAYEGQLAHAEQEIAWAKRGLQILEDIENPGTSDPVNEPGT; from the coding sequence GTGACCCTTCGCTCAGCTCTGCTGGCACTGCTGTCCTCAGGTCCGCTGACAGGCTACGACTTGGTCAAGCAGTTCAGCTCTTCCGTGGGCCACGTCTGGCACGCCCCCGACTCCCAGATCTACCCGGAGCTGCGAAGGATGCACGCCGAGGGCCTACTCTCCAGCAGGCCTGTGCCGTGGGGCACCCGCGGAGCGACGAAAACGGAGTATGCCCTTGCGCCGGCAGGCGAGGCGGCTCTGATCGAGTGGCAGAATCAGCCGCTCACCTACGTCCGGGACCGGGACCCTGCGCGCCTCAGGGCCGCTTACTTCGAGTGGGCCCCGTCCGGCGTGGCGGCTGCGCAGCTGCGAGCTCACATCGCCCATTACGACGAACAACGCCTCCAAACTCTGTACATGATCCAAGCTCTCGAGCAGCGCACCCATCCCACGCTTGCCCGGCGCCTCGCCCTGTACTCCGAAGAGGAACGAGAGCATATTGTCCGCTTCAAGGTCTTCGCCTATGAAGGTCAGCTTGCCCATGCCGAGCAGGAAATCGCGTGGGCGAAGCGCGGCCTGCAGATACTTGAAGATATAGAGAACCCCGGAACGTCTGATCCAGTGAATGAACCAGGGACCTAG